One window of the Chryseotalea sp. WA131a genome contains the following:
- a CDS encoding DUF4097 family beta strand repeat protein yields MKKIIIVVGIVAAAISVATAQEFKLAKTSGRLEIHIGRVTVEGHSGNEIIFSSRDRDRDEDDGRAKGLRAINSLGLEDNTGLGINVADKGNVVEVYQLKKMNSPEIKILVPKGVIISYEHSSQYGSEATFRNLENEIEISTHYNSVELENVTGPVTAKVIYGHIDANFSQNVKGPLSLISIYSHVDVTLPLATKANLKLSTSYGEIFVAPEFKIDIDKDGEMVRYSDKVNGKINGGGMSIDIRSDYSKVYLRKK; encoded by the coding sequence ATGAAAAAGATAATAATTGTAGTTGGAATAGTAGCGGCAGCCATTAGCGTAGCCACCGCGCAAGAGTTTAAATTGGCGAAAACAAGCGGCCGATTAGAGATTCATATCGGACGCGTAACGGTGGAAGGGCACAGTGGAAATGAAATTATTTTCTCTTCGCGCGACCGCGACAGAGATGAAGATGACGGAAGAGCAAAAGGACTGCGCGCCATTAATAGTCTCGGCCTAGAAGACAACACAGGGCTGGGCATCAACGTGGCCGACAAAGGAAATGTGGTGGAAGTGTATCAATTGAAAAAGATGAACTCACCTGAAATCAAAATATTGGTACCCAAAGGTGTGATTATTTCTTACGAACATTCTTCTCAATATGGAAGCGAGGCAACCTTCAGGAATTTAGAAAATGAGATTGAAATATCGACTCACTATAACAGCGTGGAGCTAGAAAATGTTACTGGCCCAGTGACAGCAAAAGTAATATATGGGCATATTGATGCGAATTTTAGTCAAAATGTGAAAGGCCCCTTGTCGCTCATTTCCATCTACAGCCATGTCGATGTGACGTTGCCTTTGGCCACAAAAGCAAATTTGAAGCTTTCAACTTCATACGGGGAAATATTTGTGGCGCCCGAGTTCAAGATTGACATTGATAAGGATGGTGAAATGGTTCGCTATAGCGATAAAGTGAATGGCAAGATCAATGGAGGTGGAATGAGTATTGACATCCGCTCTGATTATAGCAAAGTTTATCTGCGCAAAAAATGA
- a CDS encoding sigma-70 family RNA polymerase sigma factor: protein MEAVKGGNLQQASILFDRYHSRIFNFLARLTLDRPMAEDLTQNVFLRLIRYRNSYRPGSKFMPWIYQMARNVFADHYQSAKNKRMGFVDVENVMNVMEEKEESRAQDEREALLHQSLAKLDAEQRELLVLTRFQHMKYEEVAELMNTTVANIKVKVHRAIVKLREHYFELEKI, encoded by the coding sequence ATGGAGGCCGTGAAAGGCGGTAATCTTCAGCAGGCCTCGATTTTGTTCGACCGCTACCATTCGAGGATTTTTAATTTTCTGGCGCGCCTTACCTTGGACCGCCCCATGGCCGAGGACTTGACGCAAAATGTTTTTCTTCGATTGATAAGATACCGCAACAGCTACCGGCCGGGCAGCAAGTTTATGCCGTGGATTTACCAAATGGCCCGCAATGTTTTTGCAGATCATTACCAATCGGCCAAAAACAAGAGAATGGGTTTTGTAGATGTAGAAAATGTGATGAACGTGATGGAAGAAAAAGAAGAAAGCAGAGCGCAAGACGAACGTGAGGCATTGTTGCACCAAAGCTTGGCCAAGCTGGATGCCGAACAACGAGAACTGCTGGTGCTTACGCGCTTTCAACACATGAAGTACGAAGAAGTGGCCGAACTGATGAACACTACAGTGGCCAACATAAAAGTGAAAGTGCACCGCGCCATTGTCAAGTTGAGGGAGCATTATTTTGAATTGGAAAAAATCTAG
- a CDS encoding HEAT repeat domain-containing protein, with product MENIESKLIDYIDGKLDEKERVAVEREMAQNEKASKLYEQLLKIIQEMERVQDVKPSQSLQQNFEKMLAEEMQQAKGKQLFFHPVALRIAAGVVFLLLGIGIGFWLNSSYQQKREIARLRHEMDSTKQAMLGLLTNQQSASQRMVGATVAYQLVKADDEIVNALVKAMNEDPNTNVRLAALEALGKFKHEASVRKVLIESLAKQNDPVVQISLIQMMVDMKEKSIIGELEKLTQQKEILKAVKDEAYTGILKLS from the coding sequence ATGGAAAACATAGAAAGCAAGTTGATTGACTACATCGATGGAAAACTAGACGAGAAGGAGCGTGTGGCTGTGGAGCGGGAGATGGCTCAAAACGAGAAGGCAAGCAAACTTTACGAACAGCTTTTGAAGATTATCCAAGAGATGGAACGCGTGCAGGACGTAAAGCCATCGCAATCACTTCAACAGAATTTTGAAAAGATGTTGGCCGAAGAGATGCAACAAGCAAAAGGTAAGCAGCTCTTCTTTCATCCAGTGGCACTGCGCATCGCGGCTGGTGTTGTGTTCCTTTTGTTGGGGATTGGAATTGGATTTTGGTTGAATAGTAGCTATCAACAGAAACGTGAAATCGCCCGGCTGCGCCACGAAATGGATTCTACCAAACAAGCAATGTTGGGTTTGTTAACCAATCAACAATCAGCCAGTCAGCGCATGGTGGGTGCCACAGTCGCTTATCAATTGGTAAAGGCGGATGATGAAATTGTGAATGCGTTGGTGAAGGCAATGAATGAAGACCCGAACACCAACGTGCGACTGGCTGCTTTGGAGGCACTCGGCAAGTTTAAACACGAGGCAAGCGTGCGCAAGGTATTGATAGAATCATTGGCAAAACAAAACGACCCGGTGGTTCAAATCAGTTTGATTCAGATGATGGTGGACATGAAGGAAAAATCCATTATCGGTGAATTGGAAAAATTGACCCAACAAAAAGAAATATTGAAAGCCGTAAAAGATGAAGCGTACACGGGAATTTTGAAATTATCATAA